In a genomic window of Pedobacter sp. KBS0701:
- a CDS encoding ATP-dependent DNA helicase RecQ: MTAIEILQKYWGHQAFRPLQEDIIASVLEGNDSLALLPTGGGKSICFQVPALVKDGICIVVSPLIALMKDQVENLKSKGIEAIAIYAGMGKREIDILLDNCIYGKIKFLYLSPERLLSDLVRVRISYMNVNLIAVDEAHCISQWGYDFRPPYQQIAKLREILPNVPVLALTATATDFVRKDIIEKLEMKDPQVYVKSFARDNLSYVVFGNEDKYKKLIDICQNVKGTGLVYVRNRRETAEVANFINRNGIKADFYHAGLERDVRFLKQEEWKNNKTRIMVATNAFGMGIDKADVRFVVHLDLPESLEAYYQEAGRAGRDEKRSYAVLLANQSDILGLESRYLDSFPSPDEIRKTYHYLGNYFQLAFGAGEGLTFTFDIADFCKRFNISVLKTISALKFLEHDGYLTLSESVFLPSRIMFIASHEDIYRFQIENKSYDGIIKTILRSHGGAFDGFVKINEADLAKRTGLSYKEIITLLNKLQSIELLTYIQQTDQPQLQYVRPRVDMDHFDLDVKYLELRKEILHKQINAVVAYASSNLCRSVQLLDYFDEHHATKCGVCDVCLAEKRAESQNQMGEEIEFEVVSLLQQQPLSLDDLVTNIKNGAESERIDAIRELLDAGKIKTDGKKYYL; the protein is encoded by the coding sequence ATGACAGCAATAGAGATTTTACAAAAATATTGGGGACACCAGGCTTTTAGACCTTTACAGGAAGATATTATTGCTTCTGTTCTGGAAGGAAACGACAGTTTAGCACTATTGCCTACGGGTGGGGGAAAATCGATCTGTTTTCAGGTTCCGGCCTTGGTTAAAGATGGGATTTGTATAGTGGTTTCGCCGCTAATTGCGCTGATGAAGGATCAGGTAGAAAACCTGAAATCAAAAGGGATTGAAGCCATTGCCATTTATGCCGGGATGGGGAAACGGGAAATCGATATCTTGCTGGATAACTGTATTTACGGAAAAATTAAATTTCTTTATTTATCTCCAGAGCGTTTATTGTCAGATTTGGTGCGGGTTCGTATTTCCTATATGAATGTGAACCTGATTGCCGTAGATGAAGCGCATTGTATTTCTCAATGGGGTTACGATTTCCGTCCACCTTACCAACAGATTGCCAAACTCCGAGAAATTCTTCCCAATGTTCCGGTGCTGGCACTTACGGCCACAGCAACAGATTTTGTAAGGAAGGATATTATCGAGAAACTGGAAATGAAAGACCCGCAGGTTTATGTTAAAAGTTTCGCCAGGGACAATTTAAGTTATGTGGTTTTTGGGAATGAAGACAAATACAAAAAACTGATCGATATTTGCCAGAATGTAAAAGGAACAGGCCTGGTTTACGTTCGTAACCGCAGGGAAACTGCTGAAGTAGCCAATTTTATTAACCGAAATGGTATTAAAGCGGATTTTTATCATGCCGGATTGGAACGAGATGTTCGTTTCCTGAAACAGGAAGAGTGGAAAAACAATAAAACCCGTATCATGGTGGCTACCAATGCTTTTGGAATGGGAATCGATAAAGCCGACGTCCGTTTTGTGGTGCATTTAGATCTGCCCGAAAGTCTGGAAGCTTATTACCAGGAAGCAGGCAGGGCAGGACGCGATGAAAAAAGAAGTTATGCGGTCCTATTGGCCAATCAATCTGATATCCTTGGCTTAGAATCCCGGTATTTAGATAGCTTTCCTTCACCGGATGAAATCAGAAAAACCTATCACTACCTGGGCAATTACTTTCAATTGGCCTTTGGTGCCGGTGAAGGTTTAACCTTTACTTTTGATATCGCTGATTTCTGTAAACGGTTTAATATTAGTGTTTTAAAAACCATTTCTGCGTTGAAATTTTTAGAGCATGATGGTTATCTTACGTTATCTGAAAGTGTTTTTTTACCTTCAAGGATAATGTTCATCGCCAGTCATGAGGATATTTATCGTTTTCAGATCGAAAATAAGTCTTACGATGGCATTATCAAAACTATTCTGCGCTCGCACGGCGGCGCTTTTGATGGTTTTGTGAAAATCAATGAAGCCGATTTAGCCAAAAGAACGGGTTTATCTTATAAGGAAATCATTACTTTACTCAATAAACTTCAAAGCATTGAATTGCTTACCTATATCCAGCAAACCGATCAACCACAACTGCAATATGTTCGGCCACGGGTTGATATGGATCATTTTGATCTGGATGTGAAATATTTGGAACTGAGAAAAGAGATTTTACATAAACAGATTAACGCGGTGGTGGCTTATGCTTCATCTAATTTGTGCAGGAGTGTTCAATTGCTGGACTATTTTGATGAGCATCATGCTACAAAATGTGGGGTATGCGATGTTTGTCTGGCTGAAAAAAGAGCCGAGAGCCAAAATCAAATGGGAGAGGAAATCGAGTTCGAGGTTGTCTCTTTATTACAACAACAGCCTTTAAGTCTTGATGATCTTGTTACCAACATTAAAAATGGCGCTGAATCAGAAAGAATTGATGCCATTCGAGAATTATTAGATGCTGGTAAGATTAAAACTGATGGGAAGAAATATTATCTTTAG
- a CDS encoding (Fe-S)-binding protein, with translation MKVELFVPCFVDQLYPETAFNTLRLLEKSGCNVAYNSKQTCCGQPAYNAGYWDEAKEVGTKFLNDFTENTYVVAPSASCVGMVKGGFNDLFTNTIVHNKCRSLQSNIWELSDFLVNIAKKDYFGAELEGKAVYHDSCSALRECKIKDEPRQLLSKVHGLEMIEMEDTDMCCGFGGTFAVKFDAISSAMAEQKVNHALAQQADYIISTDLSCLLHLQGYIDKNNLPIKTMHIADVLCNGWLESTEY, from the coding sequence ATGAAAGTAGAATTATTTGTGCCTTGTTTTGTAGATCAGTTATACCCCGAAACTGCTTTTAATACCTTAAGGTTATTGGAAAAATCGGGATGTAATGTTGCTTACAATTCGAAGCAAACTTGTTGTGGACAACCGGCATACAATGCGGGTTATTGGGATGAAGCTAAAGAAGTGGGCACAAAGTTTCTGAACGATTTCACCGAAAATACTTATGTGGTGGCTCCATCTGCATCATGTGTAGGCATGGTGAAAGGTGGATTTAATGATCTTTTTACCAATACCATTGTACACAACAAATGCCGGAGTTTGCAATCAAACATCTGGGAGCTTTCTGATTTCCTGGTCAACATAGCCAAAAAGGATTATTTCGGTGCTGAACTGGAAGGAAAAGCCGTTTACCACGATTCGTGCAGTGCTTTACGCGAATGCAAAATCAAAGATGAACCGCGCCAGCTGCTTTCTAAAGTACATGGTTTAGAAATGATCGAAATGGAAGATACCGATATGTGCTGTGGTTTCGGAGGTACTTTTGCAGTAAAGTTTGATGCCATTTCATCAGCTATGGCCGAGCAAAAAGTTAACCATGCTTTGGCACAACAAGCCGATTATATCATTTCTACCGATCTGTCCTGTCTTTTACACCTTCAGGGCTATATCGATAAAAATAACCTGCCCATTAAAACCATGCACATTGCTGATGTGCTTTGTAATGGTTGGTTGGAAAGTACAGAATATTAG
- the rpmI gene encoding 50S ribosomal protein L35 produces MPKMKTNSSAKKRFSLTGTGKIKRNNAYKSHILTKMSTKRKRALGQASIVSDADMGNVKRMLCIGK; encoded by the coding sequence ATGCCAAAAATGAAAACCAATTCCAGTGCTAAAAAGCGTTTTTCGCTTACTGGAACAGGTAAAATCAAAAGAAACAACGCATACAAAAGTCACATCTTAACTAAGATGAGTACTAAACGTAAACGTGCCTTAGGTCAAGCAAGTATCGTATCTGATGCTGATATGGGTAACGTTAAACGTATGCTTTGTATCGGAAAGTAA
- a CDS encoding DUF294 nucleotidyltransferase-like domain-containing protein, translating into MEDKLADQIYTARIGDITFKKIVSCSPGTPIFEAAIKMSEQKTSCLFIKSDQDVYLGFVTDITLRDNVIAKQLNANLPIDEVMDTNIVTITPDAYVYEAILMMFSKKSRYLLVNDNGNYVGFLSRNRLLSEQAESPLVFIQSVKSAVNTSDLKLKWQKVPGIVSQLLTRGVHSKIVNEVITTIADTISFKIIEEVIAKLGPPPAKFVFMVLGSEGRKELSLKTDQDNAIIYEDTGEENRAAVRSYFLDLATQVSDKLNFVGFVYCDGDYMATNPNWTHSLSHWKYNYKNWIEEALPEAAVKFAAFFDCRAIYGDLAIMESLRSFVDEELQKPIEKFYVYLAKNALLYEPPLTYFRNIRTQKIHKKEVFDIKTAMTPIVDLARVYALQNRIFQKENTGERLKALRELGVFSEEQFNELSQSYYYLMGLRLKHQANLIINDQAAPNNFIEIDSLTKIEKVTLIEIFKIILNFQSGIRMRFTNSLG; encoded by the coding sequence ATGGAGGATAAACTAGCTGATCAAATTTATACTGCCCGCATTGGAGACATTACTTTCAAAAAGATAGTGAGCTGCAGTCCTGGCACACCTATTTTTGAAGCGGCAATTAAAATGTCTGAACAGAAAACCAGCTGTCTCTTTATTAAAAGTGATCAGGACGTTTATCTGGGCTTCGTAACCGATATTACGTTAAGAGATAATGTAATTGCCAAACAACTGAACGCAAATTTGCCGATTGATGAAGTGATGGACACCAATATTGTGACCATAACTCCTGATGCTTATGTATATGAGGCAATATTGATGATGTTCAGTAAAAAATCTCGCTATTTATTGGTAAATGACAATGGCAATTATGTTGGTTTCCTCAGCAGAAATCGCCTGTTAAGTGAGCAGGCAGAATCTCCGTTAGTTTTTATCCAATCTGTAAAGTCGGCTGTAAATACCAGCGATTTAAAACTAAAGTGGCAGAAAGTACCTGGTATAGTATCACAGCTATTGACCAGAGGTGTGCATTCGAAAATTGTAAACGAGGTAATTACCACTATTGCCGATACCATTTCCTTTAAAATTATTGAAGAGGTAATTGCCAAATTAGGCCCGCCACCTGCAAAATTTGTATTTATGGTTTTAGGTAGCGAGGGCAGAAAAGAGCTTAGCTTAAAAACCGATCAGGACAATGCCATTATTTACGAAGATACCGGAGAAGAAAATAGAGCAGCTGTACGTTCTTATTTTCTTGACCTGGCTACCCAGGTTTCGGATAAATTAAATTTTGTGGGTTTTGTATACTGTGATGGTGACTACATGGCCACTAACCCAAACTGGACGCATTCACTATCGCACTGGAAGTACAATTATAAAAACTGGATAGAAGAGGCTTTGCCAGAAGCTGCTGTAAAATTTGCTGCATTTTTCGATTGCAGGGCTATTTATGGCGATTTAGCTATTATGGAAAGTCTAAGGTCTTTTGTTGATGAAGAATTACAAAAACCTATTGAAAAATTCTACGTATACCTGGCGAAAAATGCCTTACTCTACGAGCCGCCGCTCACTTATTTTAGAAATATCAGAACGCAAAAAATCCATAAAAAAGAGGTATTTGATATTAAAACAGCCATGACCCCTATTGTAGATCTTGCAAGGGTTTATGCCTTACAGAACAGGATCTTTCAAAAAGAAAATACCGGCGAGCGTTTAAAAGCCTTAAGAGAACTGGGTGTTTTTAGCGAAGAGCAATTTAACGAACTTTCGCAATCGTACTATTACCTGATGGGTTTAAGATTAAAACATCAGGCCAATCTTATTATCAATGATCAGGCTGCCCCTAATAACTTTATTGAAATTGATAGTTTGACTAAAATTGAAAAGGTAACACTGATAGAAATCTTTAAAATTATCCTCAATTTTCAAAGCGGAATCAGGATGAGGTTTACGAATAGTTTGGGGTAG
- a CDS encoding YhcG family protein, whose product MLETQFADVVSLIKNARAVALKTVNSTLINLYWNIGEYIHNRVKNAEWGQSVVKQLAEFLSKNEPDLKGFSDKNLWRMKQFYESYKDYPKLSPLLREISWTHNLIILSRLKSIEEKEFYLKLCLKEKYSKRELERQISASHYEISIMGNTKLSPVVRVLQNEIKTIFKDTYVFEFLNLSEPHSENDLQKNLVLEMRNFILELGKDFLFISEEYKIQVGNSDFYIDLLFYHRGLQCLVAFELKVDKFKPEHLGQLNFYLEALDRDVKKSNENPSIGILLCKDKDNEVVEYALSRSLSPTLVAEYKTQLPDKKLLQRKIQELFK is encoded by the coding sequence ATGTTAGAAACGCAGTTTGCAGATGTTGTCAGCTTAATTAAAAATGCCCGGGCAGTGGCATTGAAAACTGTTAATTCTACATTAATAAACCTATACTGGAATATTGGTGAGTATATACACAACAGAGTTAAAAACGCCGAATGGGGACAATCAGTAGTAAAGCAACTAGCAGAATTTTTATCAAAGAACGAACCTGATTTAAAAGGTTTTTCGGATAAAAATCTTTGGCGTATGAAACAGTTTTATGAAAGTTATAAAGATTATCCAAAACTCTCACCACTGCTGAGAGAAATTAGCTGGACGCACAATCTGATTATTCTTTCCAGGTTAAAATCAATTGAGGAAAAAGAATTCTATTTAAAACTTTGTCTAAAAGAAAAATACAGTAAGAGAGAGCTTGAAAGACAGATATCCGCTAGTCATTACGAAATATCTATAATGGGAAATACAAAACTCTCACCAGTGGTGAGAGTTTTACAAAACGAGATTAAAACCATATTCAAAGATACTTATGTATTTGAATTTCTAAATCTTTCCGAACCTCACAGCGAAAACGATCTACAGAAAAATTTAGTTTTAGAAATGAGAAATTTTATTCTTGAACTCGGAAAAGACTTTTTATTTATTAGTGAAGAATATAAAATACAGGTCGGGAATAGCGATTTCTATATTGATCTTCTTTTTTACCATCGTGGCTTACAATGTTTAGTTGCATTTGAATTAAAGGTAGATAAATTTAAGCCCGAACATTTAGGTCAGTTAAATTTCTATTTGGAAGCTTTAGATAGAGATGTTAAAAAATCAAATGAAAACCCAAGTATTGGTATTCTCCTCTGCAAAGATAAAGATAACGAAGTGGTAGAATATGCCTTGAGCAGAAGTCTATCTCCCACTTTAGTCGCAGAATACAAAACACAACTACCCGATAAAAAATTACTTCAAAGAAAAATACAAGAATTATTCAAATAA
- the infC gene encoding translation initiation factor IF-3 — protein MALGRPGFNRGPRPPFKKKEAEHNINQYIKSPEVRLAGDNVEPGIYPLAKALALADELELDLVEISPNAVPPVCRIIDYSKFVYEQKKKQKEIKANAKQTVIKEIRFGPNTNDHDFQFKLKHAVSFLENGEKVRAYVHFKGRAIVYKEQGEILLLKFAQALEDVGKVELLPKLEGKRMFLTVAPKVAKK, from the coding sequence TTGGCATTAGGAAGACCAGGATTTAACAGGGGACCACGTCCACCTTTTAAGAAAAAAGAAGCAGAGCATAACATTAATCAGTATATTAAATCGCCCGAAGTGCGTTTAGCTGGCGATAATGTTGAACCGGGGATTTATCCTTTGGCAAAAGCTTTGGCACTTGCTGATGAACTGGAATTGGATTTGGTAGAAATATCTCCAAATGCCGTACCGCCAGTTTGTAGGATTATTGATTACAGTAAATTTGTTTACGAGCAAAAGAAAAAGCAGAAAGAAATTAAAGCTAATGCGAAACAAACTGTAATTAAGGAGATCCGTTTTGGTCCTAACACCAATGATCACGATTTCCAGTTTAAATTAAAGCATGCAGTAAGCTTTTTAGAGAACGGTGAGAAAGTTAGGGCTTACGTGCATTTTAAAGGTAGAGCAATTGTTTACAAAGAGCAGGGAGAAATTTTATTATTAAAATTTGCCCAGGCTTTAGAAGATGTAGGAAAAGTAGAGTTATTACCTAAGTTAGAAGGTAAACGTATGTTCCTGACAGTTGCGCCTAAAGTAGCAAAAAAATAA
- a CDS encoding MFS transporter, which produces MIEKDNKKTIRSWAFFDWANSAYNLVITSTIFPVYYVAITTTKAHGDEVTFFGKTFINTVLSNYALAFAYLLMVVLLPVLSSYADAKGKKKFFMKLFTYIGSFACMGLFFFKLETLEAGIICFVLAAMGYVGGVMFNNAYLPIIASTNNQDKVSAQGFSYGYVGSVILQLICFVFVLKPELFGITDKSLPAQISFLLVGIWWFLFAQIPFKVLPKDVPNAGYLNKGIIKSSFGEFVKVWNQLRQMKFLKTYLIAFFFYSMGVQTIMLAAAGFGAKVLKMESGSLIAVILIIQLVAILGAWLMSVLAKKMGNINVLMIVVLIWIGCCIYGYSITNQYQFYALAAIVGLIMGGIQSLSRSTYSKHIPENTTDTASFFSFYDATEKLAIVIGLFSFAFIEGLTHNMRQSIIALASFFIVGLVFLAFLKKIGRNETANL; this is translated from the coding sequence ATGATAGAAAAAGATAATAAGAAAACCATACGCTCCTGGGCTTTCTTCGACTGGGCAAATTCTGCCTATAATTTAGTGATTACCTCAACCATTTTTCCTGTTTACTATGTTGCAATTACTACAACAAAAGCGCATGGTGACGAAGTAACTTTTTTTGGCAAAACGTTTATAAATACCGTTCTTTCTAATTATGCGCTTGCTTTCGCTTACTTATTAATGGTGGTTTTGTTGCCGGTACTATCTTCCTATGCAGATGCAAAAGGCAAAAAGAAATTCTTCATGAAATTGTTTACCTATATCGGATCCTTCGCCTGTATGGGTTTGTTTTTCTTCAAACTGGAAACTTTAGAAGCTGGAATTATTTGCTTCGTTCTGGCTGCAATGGGCTATGTGGGCGGTGTAATGTTTAATAATGCCTATTTGCCCATAATTGCTTCAACCAATAATCAGGATAAAGTAAGTGCCCAGGGATTTTCATACGGCTATGTTGGTAGCGTGATATTGCAGTTAATCTGTTTTGTTTTTGTACTAAAACCCGAACTGTTTGGAATTACTGATAAATCATTACCGGCTCAAATATCATTTTTGCTGGTTGGTATCTGGTGGTTTTTATTTGCTCAGATTCCTTTTAAAGTGTTACCTAAAGATGTTCCTAACGCAGGCTATCTGAACAAGGGAATTATTAAAAGCAGTTTTGGTGAATTTGTAAAGGTGTGGAATCAGCTAAGGCAAATGAAGTTTTTAAAAACTTATTTAATTGCCTTCTTTTTTTATTCGATGGGGGTACAAACCATTATGCTTGCTGCTGCCGGTTTCGGCGCCAAGGTTTTAAAAATGGAATCGGGCAGTTTAATTGCTGTTATCTTAATTATTCAGCTTGTTGCAATTCTGGGTGCATGGTTAATGTCGGTTTTAGCCAAAAAAATGGGAAATATTAATGTTTTAATGATCGTTGTATTGATTTGGATAGGCTGTTGCATTTATGGATACTCCATAACCAATCAATATCAATTTTATGCCTTGGCCGCCATTGTCGGCCTAATTATGGGCGGAATACAATCTTTATCGCGTTCTACTTATTCAAAACATATTCCGGAAAATACAACCGACACTGCTTCATTTTTTAGTTTCTACGATGCCACAGAGAAATTGGCAATCGTAATTGGTCTGTTTAGTTTTGCATTTATCGAGGGTTTAACACACAATATGCGCCAATCCATTATTGCTTTGGCATCATTTTTTATAGTAGGATTGGTGTTTTTAGCGTTCCTGAAAAAAATCGGGCGCAATGAAACCGCAAATTTGTAA
- the thrS gene encoding threonine--tRNA ligase, with protein MINITLPDGSVRQYEKGISAHQIALSISEGLARNVLAAEVNGEVWDSTRPIESDSSVKLLTWNDTAGKSTFWHSSAHLMAEALEALYPGTKFGIGPAIETGFYYDVDFGDREFSSDDFKAIETKMIELAKQKETFVRESVSKADAVKYFTEKGDEYKLDLIDGLEDGKITFYTQGSFTDLCRGPHIPNTGFVKAVKLMNVAGAYWRGDETKKQLTRIYGVTFPKASELTEYLLMIEEAKKRDHRKLGKELELFAFSEKVGMGLPLWLPKGTALRERLVNFLTKAQAKAGYEQVVTPHIGHKNLYVTSGHWEKYGKDSFQPIKTPQEGEEFFLKPMNCPHHCEIYKTKPRSYKDLPVRFAEFGTVYRYEQSGELHGLTRVRGFTQDDAHLFCMPEQVKEEFKKVIDLVLYVFKSLGFDNYTAQVSLRDPENKAKYIGSDENWRLSENAIIEAAAEKGLNTVVEYGEAAFYGPKLDFMVKDALGRKWQLGTIQVDYNLPERFELEYTGSDNQKHRPVMIHRAPFGSLERFIAVLIEHCAGNFPLWLSPEQFIILPISEKYEEYAKKVLDELNNSDIRGLIDFRDEKIGRKIRDSEVKKIPYMLIIGDKEMAEGKVSVRKHGEGDLGEMTLEEFNNLLRKEITV; from the coding sequence ATGATTAACATTACTTTACCTGACGGTTCTGTCCGTCAGTACGAAAAGGGCATTTCTGCCCATCAAATCGCATTGTCAATTTCTGAGGGCTTAGCCCGTAACGTATTAGCCGCTGAGGTTAATGGCGAGGTTTGGGATTCAACAAGACCGATCGAATCTGATTCATCAGTGAAATTGTTAACCTGGAATGATACTGCCGGAAAATCGACTTTTTGGCATTCATCTGCCCACTTAATGGCTGAGGCTTTAGAGGCACTTTATCCGGGAACCAAATTCGGTATCGGGCCGGCAATTGAAACCGGTTTTTATTATGATGTAGACTTTGGTGACCGTGAATTTTCTTCGGATGATTTCAAAGCCATTGAAACCAAAATGATCGAACTGGCTAAACAAAAGGAAACTTTTGTGCGCGAAAGTGTAAGCAAAGCTGATGCGGTAAAATACTTCACCGAAAAAGGCGATGAGTATAAATTGGATTTAATTGACGGCCTTGAGGATGGTAAAATTACTTTTTATACCCAGGGCTCATTTACCGATTTATGCCGCGGTCCACACATTCCTAATACTGGTTTTGTAAAAGCAGTAAAACTGATGAATGTGGCTGGTGCTTACTGGCGCGGCGATGAAACTAAAAAACAGTTAACCCGTATTTATGGGGTAACTTTTCCTAAGGCGAGCGAGCTTACTGAATATCTTTTAATGATTGAGGAAGCAAAAAAACGCGATCACCGCAAATTAGGAAAAGAGCTGGAACTGTTTGCTTTCTCAGAAAAAGTGGGCATGGGCTTGCCTTTATGGTTACCTAAAGGAACTGCTTTGCGCGAGCGCTTGGTGAACTTTTTAACTAAAGCACAGGCTAAAGCAGGTTACGAGCAAGTAGTAACACCACACATTGGTCATAAAAACTTATATGTAACTTCTGGCCATTGGGAGAAATACGGTAAGGATTCGTTCCAGCCGATTAAAACTCCACAGGAAGGAGAGGAGTTCTTCTTAAAACCGATGAACTGTCCGCACCACTGCGAGATTTACAAGACAAAACCGCGTTCTTACAAAGATCTTCCGGTTCGTTTTGCAGAGTTTGGTACCGTTTACCGTTACGAACAAAGTGGCGAATTACATGGTTTAACCCGTGTACGTGGCTTTACTCAAGATGATGCACACTTATTCTGTATGCCAGAACAGGTGAAAGAAGAGTTTAAAAAAGTAATTGATTTGGTGCTTTATGTATTTAAATCATTAGGTTTTGATAACTATACCGCTCAGGTTTCGTTAAGAGATCCGGAGAACAAAGCAAAATACATTGGTTCTGATGAGAACTGGAGACTATCTGAAAATGCAATTATCGAAGCAGCTGCAGAAAAGGGCTTAAATACTGTTGTAGAATATGGCGAAGCTGCTTTCTATGGTCCTAAGCTCGATTTTATGGTAAAAGACGCTTTAGGTAGAAAATGGCAATTAGGTACTATCCAGGTTGATTATAATTTACCGGAGCGTTTTGAATTGGAATACACCGGTAGCGATAACCAAAAGCATAGACCAGTAATGATTCACCGTGCGCCATTTGGTTCATTAGAAAGGTTTATTGCCGTTTTGATCGAACATTGTGCCGGAAACTTCCCGTTATGGTTAAGTCCGGAACAATTTATTATTCTTCCTATTTCAGAAAAATATGAAGAATATGCAAAAAAAGTTTTAGATGAACTAAATAATTCCGATATTCGCGGGCTGATTGACTTCCGTGACGAGAAAATTGGTCGCAAAATACGCGATTCGGAAGTTAAAAAGATCCCATACATGCTCATTATCGGTGATAAAGAAATGGCAGAAGGAAAAGTTTCTGTGCGTAAGCATGGTGAGGGAGATTTAGGTGAAATGACGTTGGAAGAGTTCAACAATTTATTAAGAAAAGAAATAACAGTTTAA
- the rplT gene encoding 50S ribosomal protein L20 — MPRSVNAVASRRRRKKILNLAKGYWGARSKVYTVAKNTVEKGLQYAYRDRKVKKREFRGLWIQRINAGARQHGISYSQLIGKLASKEIGLNRKVLADLAMNHPEAFKAVIDAVK, encoded by the coding sequence ATGCCACGTTCGGTAAACGCAGTAGCTTCGAGAAGAAGAAGAAAAAAGATCCTTAATTTAGCCAAAGGTTATTGGGGAGCAAGAAGTAAGGTTTATACTGTTGCTAAAAACACAGTAGAAAAAGGTTTGCAATATGCATACCGTGACCGTAAAGTTAAGAAAAGAGAATTCCGCGGATTGTGGATCCAACGTATCAACGCTGGTGCACGTCAACATGGTATTTCTTACTCTCAATTGATCGGTAAACTAGCTTCAAAAGAAATCGGTTTAAACCGTAAAGTATTGGCTGATTTAGCAATGAATCACCCAGAAGCTTTCAAAGCTGTAATTGATGCAGTAAAATAG
- a CDS encoding acyltransferase, which yields MITAENKTNLLASKQHFEILDGLRGVAAIVVVIYHFMEIAITNYNKNFLSHGFLAVDFFFCLSGFVIAYAYDNRAPHIGITQFFKLRLIRLHPLVVIGSVLGLLTFLIDPYSDLYEVYGFGKTFLLFLSSAFLIPYPAMPERYTNLFCLNAPAWSLFWEYIANILYIFVLYRLGKKSLIALVVIGAVCLCFVAVRASNIGGGWGGQNFWDGGARVLYSFTAGMLVYRLNWVIKNKLDFLGMIVLLLAAFLVPFNDKYNWITEPILVLFFFPFLVALGAGTALNPSLKKICNLSGEISYPLYMVHYPFVWIFLTYVDEVQPPASSLWMIIPVSVLLLIVFSYMVMRFLDIPLRKYLKTKFLL from the coding sequence GTGATTACAGCGGAAAACAAAACAAACTTATTAGCAAGCAAACAGCATTTCGAAATTTTAGATGGATTAAGGGGGGTAGCAGCCATTGTTGTGGTCATTTACCACTTTATGGAAATCGCGATTACCAATTATAATAAGAATTTTCTTTCGCATGGCTTCCTGGCTGTAGATTTCTTTTTCTGCTTATCGGGTTTCGTAATTGCTTATGCTTACGATAACCGCGCACCGCATATCGGGATCACGCAGTTTTTTAAACTGAGGCTGATCCGTCTGCATCCCTTGGTTGTAATAGGTTCAGTTTTAGGGCTGCTCACTTTTCTGATCGACCCATACAGCGATCTTTATGAAGTCTATGGGTTCGGGAAAACCTTTCTTTTGTTTTTATCCTCAGCTTTTTTAATCCCTTATCCGGCAATGCCTGAGCGGTACACCAATTTATTCTGCTTAAATGCCCCGGCCTGGTCATTATTTTGGGAATATATCGCCAATATCCTTTACATTTTTGTGCTTTACCGGTTAGGAAAAAAATCACTGATTGCCCTGGTCGTTATAGGTGCAGTATGCCTTTGTTTTGTTGCCGTGCGCGCTTCCAACATAGGCGGTGGCTGGGGAGGACAGAATTTCTGGGACGGTGGAGCGCGTGTGCTGTATTCTTTTACAGCCGGTATGTTGGTTTACCGTTTAAATTGGGTAATCAAAAATAAACTTGATTTTTTAGGCATGATCGTGCTTTTACTTGCGGCCTTTTTGGTCCCTTTTAATGATAAATACAACTGGATTACCGAGCCGATACTTGTGTTGTTTTTCTTTCCATTTTTAGTGGCATTGGGAGCTGGCACAGCATTAAATCCATCGCTTAAAAAGATCTGTAATCTCTCAGGCGAAATATCATACCCGCTTTATATGGTTCACTATCCATTTGTATGGATATTTTTAACCTATGTAGACGAAGTTCAGCCACCAGCATCCTCACTTTGGATGATTATCCCGGTTTCAGTACTGCTTTTAATCGTTTTCTCTTATATGGTAATGAGATTCTTAGATATTCCATTGCGCAAATATTTGAAAACCAAATTTTTGCTTTAA